A single Paraburkholderia sp. FT54 DNA region contains:
- a CDS encoding 3'-5' exoribonuclease, whose amino-acid sequence MTVPAMVRNRGPRSPWKTRYFLDTEFTDFNAFQLISVAIVGEDGREFYGESLDFDRPLCSAFVREVVLPQLGQFPGRAMPSAQLRDELQAWLLAVPVKPKPVLCYDFQGDFELLGHLLDGPLPRGWKNENVAQRIDAQRLTEYIVEYGGEHHALHDARANAFAFR is encoded by the coding sequence ATGACCGTACCGGCAATGGTTAGGAACAGAGGACCACGTAGTCCGTGGAAAACCCGCTACTTCCTTGATACCGAGTTCACGGATTTCAATGCCTTCCAACTTATCAGCGTGGCGATTGTGGGCGAGGACGGGCGCGAGTTCTACGGCGAATCCCTGGACTTTGACCGCCCGCTATGCAGTGCCTTTGTACGTGAGGTCGTGCTGCCCCAGCTCGGCCAGTTTCCGGGTCGAGCGATGCCGTCCGCACAACTGCGCGACGAACTGCAGGCGTGGCTGCTGGCCGTGCCAGTCAAGCCCAAGCCTGTGCTGTGCTACGACTTTCAAGGCGACTTCGAGCTTCTCGGCCATCTGCTTGACGGGCCGCTGCCGCGCGGATGGAAGAATGAAAACGTGGCGCAGAGGATCGACGCCCAACGTCTCACCGAGTACATCGTAGAGTACGGCGGAGAACACCATGCGCTGCATGACGCCCGCGCAAATGCGTTCGCTTTTCGATAG
- a CDS encoding HigA family addiction module antitoxin, which translates to MADPDFSHPGELVRQQCLHRFELSVTDGARVLGVSRQALTNLITGKAGISPEMALRLDLAFGGGAETWLQRQLLHDLAQARRRLAELNVVPVASERQPALF; encoded by the coding sequence ATGGCCGATCCCGATTTTTCTCATCCTGGCGAACTGGTTCGCCAGCAGTGTCTGCACCGCTTCGAGCTGAGCGTTACCGATGGCGCACGCGTGTTGGGTGTCAGCCGGCAGGCGCTAACGAACTTGATCACCGGCAAGGCTGGTATTTCACCGGAAATGGCACTACGGCTCGATCTAGCATTCGGTGGCGGTGCAGAAACTTGGCTTCAGCGGCAACTGCTGCATGACCTTGCGCAGGCGCGCAGACGGCTCGCCGAACTGAATGTCGTGCCGGTTGCGTCGGAGCGGCAACCGGCACTTTTCTAG
- the traI gene encoding TraI/MobA(P) family conjugative relaxase — MIVKQVPNRHDGKSDFGELARYITGGIGVDEHAKAVRERPGFGPLTEYVAQAHGKAGQDKCVAVSLHRIRSVATAAAQFHSVAMRNPNVENPVVHLIVSWPEHERPSYDAIFAAGRDVLKALNLHDHQSLMAIHNDTDNLHCHIEVSRVHPDTYKSQHLPWMHRTLHRAAREIEIRNGWFHDDGLFVVQTLPDGRKAVVPNTSYRDAPDIDRSLRGEKAQRMGAWSDKPSLVQYCREMVKDEMARLLDSAAGWDAAHQLLGEHGMRIHKIGAGAFQLEAINEAGSAIRLPISLALRGVKLGEAERVMGPFTPNRTAVTAVVKSSMSDRRQEGSAPPRRDPFRREARRLERAAERSTLIGRYRAAEEAAKSARSATGEQLAEVAARCQAKIDAQRMQTAAAKEALFQDEPDSHERKLRRRDLTIEARLDRLIVKAEAKARCESIRASRPAPLAWRTWLEAEAQAGDPAALKALRGLVYDAGRKGRKQARAGSCVDRNAVTSLQGEDGADAVLAGLLAHEKEEASIRSAQFERARVEQADALLNRIRGLTWRVTNNGNVEYRRATGEPVFVDKGTRLTFDRQAVTDQDLALTMLHAREKWGNTIVLTGGDAIFVERMVKAAVSAGMTVRNPELQPVQARYIALQARNGKKHVMPNAVSGRSGVVGFAPADLQTLVVAPGSAPVETGSAALSGATPIKTVQKGRGRRG; from the coding sequence ATGATTGTCAAACAGGTCCCGAACCGACATGACGGAAAATCGGATTTCGGAGAACTCGCGCGTTATATCACGGGCGGAATCGGTGTCGACGAACATGCGAAAGCAGTGCGCGAGCGTCCCGGGTTTGGGCCGCTCACGGAATACGTTGCACAGGCGCACGGTAAGGCAGGGCAGGACAAATGCGTGGCCGTATCGTTACACCGGATCCGTTCGGTCGCCACCGCCGCCGCGCAGTTTCACAGCGTCGCGATGCGCAATCCCAATGTCGAAAACCCGGTGGTACACCTCATCGTGAGCTGGCCAGAACATGAACGGCCGTCCTACGACGCGATCTTTGCGGCAGGCCGCGATGTGCTGAAAGCGCTGAACCTGCATGATCACCAGTCGCTGATGGCGATCCACAACGACACCGACAATCTTCACTGCCATATCGAGGTCAGCCGCGTTCATCCCGACACCTATAAATCGCAGCATCTGCCATGGATGCACCGGACCCTGCACCGGGCCGCGCGCGAGATCGAGATCAGGAACGGGTGGTTCCATGATGACGGCCTGTTTGTCGTGCAGACCCTGCCTGATGGACGAAAAGCAGTGGTTCCCAATACTTCCTATCGGGACGCGCCGGACATCGACCGTTCGCTTCGCGGAGAGAAGGCGCAGCGTATGGGCGCATGGTCGGACAAGCCCAGCCTGGTTCAATATTGCCGGGAGATGGTCAAGGATGAGATGGCGCGCCTGCTGGATTCTGCAGCGGGATGGGACGCCGCGCATCAGCTGCTCGGGGAACACGGCATGCGCATACACAAAATCGGCGCCGGAGCCTTCCAGCTTGAGGCTATCAACGAAGCCGGCAGTGCGATCCGTCTGCCCATCAGCCTGGCGTTGCGGGGCGTCAAACTGGGGGAGGCCGAGCGTGTGATGGGCCCATTTACGCCAAACCGCACAGCGGTCACGGCGGTCGTGAAATCATCAATGTCTGATCGACGCCAGGAAGGCAGTGCCCCGCCGAGACGTGATCCGTTCAGACGCGAGGCGAGGCGGCTGGAGCGGGCCGCGGAACGCTCAACGCTGATCGGGCGTTATCGGGCGGCGGAGGAGGCAGCAAAGTCCGCCCGGTCCGCCACCGGCGAGCAGTTAGCGGAGGTGGCTGCACGGTGCCAGGCGAAGATTGATGCGCAGCGTATGCAAACGGCTGCTGCAAAAGAAGCGCTGTTCCAGGACGAGCCGGACTCGCACGAACGGAAACTCCGCCGCAGGGATTTGACCATTGAGGCCCGTTTAGACCGATTAATTGTCAAGGCGGAGGCTAAGGCACGATGCGAGTCCATACGCGCATCACGTCCGGCTCCGCTTGCGTGGAGAACGTGGCTTGAGGCTGAAGCACAAGCGGGCGATCCCGCCGCGCTCAAAGCGCTGCGGGGCCTTGTTTATGACGCGGGACGCAAGGGCCGCAAACAGGCGCGGGCCGGTTCGTGCGTGGACCGGAACGCCGTCACTTCCTTGCAGGGCGAGGACGGCGCTGATGCGGTGCTGGCGGGTTTGCTTGCGCACGAAAAGGAAGAAGCGTCGATCCGGTCGGCTCAATTTGAACGCGCACGCGTAGAGCAAGCCGATGCGCTGCTGAACCGGATCCGTGGGTTGACGTGGCGGGTGACGAATAACGGCAATGTCGAATATCGCCGCGCCACGGGTGAGCCTGTATTTGTCGATAAAGGCACCAGGTTAACGTTCGATCGCCAGGCAGTCACCGACCAGGATCTGGCGTTGACGATGCTGCATGCGCGCGAGAAGTGGGGAAACACGATTGTGTTGACGGGGGGCGATGCAATTTTCGTGGAGCGCATGGTCAAGGCGGCCGTCAGTGCTGGCATGACCGTCCGGAACCCTGAGCTGCAGCCGGTGCAGGCCCGATACATCGCCCTGCAGGCGCGAAACGGAAAAAAGCATGTCATGCCGAACGCAGTATCTGGGCGTTCCGGAGTGGTCGGGTTCGCACCGGCCGACCTGCAAACCCTGGTCGTGGCCCCGGGATCTGCACCCGTCGAAACTGGCTCGGCGGCATTGTCCGGAGCGACACCTATCAAAACTGTCCAAAAGGGAAGAGGGCGTCGAGGGTAA
- a CDS encoding plasmid mobilization protein — translation MKTRPTSILAADNATITKKFRVTPLDSARIESRASKSGLTFSEYVRRCALGRRIDVQYDADVILELTRIADSVDALRELIQENPGSTLKDEVFRAFVNECIETMQRAI, via the coding sequence ATGAAAACGAGGCCGACCTCAATCCTCGCTGCCGACAACGCGACGATTACGAAAAAATTCCGGGTTACACCATTAGATTCAGCAAGAATCGAAAGCCGGGCATCAAAGTCAGGATTAACGTTTTCAGAATATGTTCGCCGCTGCGCGCTCGGGCGTCGTATTGATGTTCAATACGACGCCGATGTCATCCTGGAGCTAACGCGTATTGCCGACAGTGTCGATGCATTGCGAGAGCTGATTCAAGAAAATCCAGGCTCGACGTTGAAAGACGAGGTCTTCAGGGCGTTTGTCAACGAATGCATCGAAACGATGCAGCGGGCGATTTGA
- the mcrC gene encoding 5-methylcytosine-specific restriction endonuclease system specificity protein McrC, whose protein sequence is MSHPIPIKNLWFLLSYAHNLAEFSSQLPVAIADEDDIPELLGRLLVWLVERRIRRNLTRAYQTREARLTRVRGRIDLVQTLCSDELRQGRIICRFEEPTADTPRNQLVRYALTHVASIVGETKLSHRCRQLALELGRHGVSYRRPARSEMAREQVGRNDADDRALLVVAGLVLDPRLPTEEAGNSYLARLRRDDRLLPYIFEKAVAGFYVHQLPAREWWVRPQRKLDWPVHAPTLGLHRLLPGMQADLVIDSRSSDRRIVIDTKFKAILRSNQFGSEKFRSGDIYQVFTYLRTQTGVGDKHAEQAEGTLLHPSVGRHVDESCTVQGHRLRFTTVDLGGEIATICATLKSLVESQSM, encoded by the coding sequence ATGTCGCACCCGATCCCCATTAAGAATCTCTGGTTTCTGCTCTCCTACGCGCATAACCTGGCCGAATTCTCGAGCCAGCTCCCCGTGGCGATAGCCGATGAGGACGATATCCCCGAACTGCTCGGGCGCCTGCTGGTCTGGCTTGTCGAGCGTCGGATTAGACGTAACCTGACACGGGCCTATCAGACCCGTGAGGCACGGCTGACACGAGTACGAGGGCGCATTGATCTCGTCCAAACCCTGTGCTCGGATGAGCTTCGGCAGGGGCGGATTATTTGTCGCTTCGAGGAGCCAACTGCGGACACGCCGAGAAACCAGCTAGTGCGCTATGCGCTCACTCACGTAGCATCGATCGTGGGGGAAACCAAGCTATCCCACCGGTGTCGCCAGTTGGCATTGGAGCTTGGCCGGCACGGGGTCTCATATCGCCGTCCAGCCAGGTCGGAAATGGCCCGAGAGCAGGTCGGGAGAAATGATGCTGACGACCGTGCATTACTGGTCGTCGCAGGCTTGGTGTTGGATCCCCGACTTCCTACCGAAGAGGCGGGCAACTCATATCTCGCCCGCCTTCGCCGGGACGATCGTCTGTTGCCATACATCTTTGAGAAAGCCGTCGCAGGCTTTTATGTCCATCAGCTCCCCGCACGCGAATGGTGGGTCCGGCCTCAGAGGAAGCTGGACTGGCCGGTCCATGCACCAACTTTAGGTTTGCATCGCCTGCTTCCCGGCATGCAAGCTGATCTTGTAATCGATAGCCGGTCGAGCGATCGACGTATTGTGATCGATACCAAGTTCAAGGCGATTCTGCGTTCCAATCAGTTTGGCAGCGAGAAATTTCGTAGCGGTGACATCTATCAGGTCTTTACATACCTGCGAACCCAGACTGGCGTTGGCGACAAGCATGCCGAGCAGGCCGAAGGCACGCTCCTTCACCCATCGGTCGGTAGGCACGTGGACGAATCGTGCACTGTCCAGGGGCACCGCCTGCGATTTACCACGGTTGATCTCGGTGGTGAGATCGCGACGATTTGTGCGACATTGAAGTCGTTGGTAGAGTCTCAGTCAATGTAG
- a CDS encoding AAA family ATPase, producing the protein MTTILTDDQLREIWQTGFKNYAAQQWATEWRHRYAEQLRIVKDASRDTWLTPDFQAKLWNDNPIANIGSGNSVTVPGALTDIELASNLLNERNAVLPGDAEARGEHLDALYKQILAWIASKQYAKRRPKARLIRLLAAMFPDDMVCLMNARRIWQVQRLLGLRPIHGDFVAQHAVIRDHLRQVLGAPATIEESVDQSVLTWYLWQTYIDHPDEGAVEQPKVTREAVDIPEISFLPAEAQRRSLTCVSDNVSLLVAVVRETEQGLSRDDLISVIMQEAPQLQKSTSAVNVISQAQGGLGLITLSDGAYRPTTRGIDILIAPDPADALRGPLIGRVFGMGHLLLWLSQTPDGIAHQELASRLQGLVPTWTTTQPGSYIIAWARMVGLVRSDSSTGHVRLVLSEDGEDYAAALPEDFEARWQIHAKKAETDAETFSGLQVVGDNGLIVAPSYGIQSIVDDGCFVPEDELRAMLGLLKRKHNLILQGPPGTGKTWLAKRLGYALLGARSTSRLVSLQFQPSLSYEDFVRGWRPGADGRLDLIDGVFLEAINEAQADPSPFVVVIEEINRGNPAQVFGEMLTLLEHDKRRTDEALRPAYARSSDERIYIPPNLYVIGTMNIADRSLALIDLALRRRFAFATLRPALGSPWGDWCRNHAGFSEAAITDIAGRMERLNQRIASDQSLGDQFCIGHSFVTPQKDKPIEEVGAWFGEIVKSELEPLLREYWYDNPSKVKEAIDELVTNL; encoded by the coding sequence ATGACGACCATTCTGACCGACGACCAACTACGGGAAATTTGGCAGACCGGATTTAAGAATTATGCTGCCCAGCAATGGGCCACAGAATGGCGTCATCGCTACGCTGAGCAACTCCGCATCGTAAAAGACGCGTCCCGTGATACGTGGCTGACACCAGACTTCCAAGCGAAGCTCTGGAATGACAACCCGATCGCCAATATCGGCTCGGGAAATTCTGTCACGGTGCCGGGTGCGCTCACCGATATAGAACTTGCTTCTAACCTGCTTAACGAGCGCAATGCTGTGCTGCCGGGCGACGCCGAGGCGCGTGGCGAGCATCTTGATGCGCTCTACAAGCAGATTCTTGCGTGGATCGCATCAAAACAATATGCGAAGCGCCGACCCAAAGCACGACTGATCCGTCTTCTTGCAGCCATGTTTCCGGATGACATGGTGTGCTTGATGAATGCCCGTCGCATCTGGCAAGTACAGCGACTTCTTGGACTACGACCAATACACGGCGATTTTGTCGCTCAACATGCAGTTATCCGAGATCATCTGCGCCAAGTACTTGGGGCGCCCGCTACGATCGAAGAATCTGTCGATCAATCGGTCCTGACATGGTACCTCTGGCAGACCTACATCGATCATCCAGATGAAGGTGCTGTCGAACAACCGAAGGTGACACGCGAAGCCGTCGACATTCCTGAAATCTCATTTTTGCCTGCTGAGGCTCAACGTAGGAGTCTTACTTGTGTAAGCGACAACGTCAGCCTCCTTGTAGCGGTGGTTCGTGAGACGGAGCAAGGGCTGAGCCGTGACGACCTTATCTCGGTCATCATGCAGGAAGCTCCGCAGTTGCAAAAGAGCACGAGCGCTGTCAACGTCATTTCGCAGGCGCAGGGAGGTCTCGGACTGATCACGTTGTCGGATGGCGCGTATCGTCCTACCACACGCGGTATAGATATACTGATAGCGCCCGATCCAGCTGATGCCCTGCGCGGGCCATTGATTGGTCGCGTCTTCGGTATGGGACATCTGCTGCTTTGGCTGTCACAGACGCCGGATGGTATAGCGCATCAAGAGCTCGCCAGCAGGCTTCAGGGCCTCGTGCCCACCTGGACAACCACGCAGCCGGGCTCATACATCATCGCTTGGGCCAGAATGGTCGGTCTGGTTCGCTCCGACAGCTCGACGGGGCACGTACGACTCGTACTGAGCGAAGACGGGGAGGACTACGCGGCAGCACTCCCGGAGGATTTCGAGGCTCGCTGGCAAATCCACGCCAAGAAGGCTGAGACGGACGCGGAAACTTTCAGTGGTCTGCAGGTGGTGGGCGACAACGGGCTGATCGTCGCACCTAGTTACGGCATACAGTCCATTGTCGACGATGGGTGCTTTGTTCCTGAAGACGAACTCAGGGCGATGCTTGGGCTGCTCAAGCGCAAGCACAATCTCATCCTTCAAGGTCCTCCGGGGACTGGCAAGACATGGCTGGCCAAGCGACTGGGCTATGCCCTGCTGGGTGCTCGAAGCACCAGTCGATTGGTTTCCTTGCAGTTTCAACCATCATTGTCCTATGAAGACTTTGTTCGCGGCTGGCGCCCCGGTGCAGATGGTCGGCTGGACCTCATCGACGGCGTCTTTCTCGAGGCGATTAATGAAGCACAAGCCGACCCCTCGCCATTTGTTGTGGTGATAGAAGAGATTAATCGCGGCAATCCCGCGCAGGTTTTCGGCGAGATGCTGACCCTCCTCGAACATGACAAGCGACGGACGGATGAAGCGCTGAGGCCTGCTTACGCTCGGTCGTCGGACGAGCGGATTTACATCCCTCCGAATCTGTATGTGATTGGGACAATGAACATCGCGGACCGTTCGCTGGCGCTGATTGATCTGGCGCTGCGCCGTCGGTTTGCATTTGCGACACTGAGACCGGCACTTGGCTCGCCGTGGGGTGACTGGTGTAGGAACCACGCCGGATTTTCGGAGGCGGCGATCACCGATATTGCCGGACGTATGGAACGCCTGAATCAGCGTATTGCCAGCGACCAGTCGCTGGGCGACCAGTTCTGCATCGGGCACAGCTTTGTTACACCACAGAAGGACAAGCCGATTGAGGAAGTTGGCGCATGGTTTGGTGAGATCGTGAAGAGTGAGCTTGAGCCGCTTCTGCGTGAGTATTGGTACGACAATCCGTCAAAGGTCAAGGAGGCCATTGACGAGCTGGTAACCAATCTTTGA
- the trfA gene encoding plasmid replication initiator TrfA has translation MPLDDLRGSIIRAPVLGRGPTGAGGESARHSVDTLVARVAELQEKHRQRVALEMRNKLPGEPLPHDVVKLPHWPDFVRGVPNGFLRSALFGAIAKGRRRYMSGEWMTTLDGLTILYTGERLDQGDLDVWESVLHLVRLSALGGPCRVTSYALLKLMGKTDTGKNRRVLHTRITRLRANAVEIKQDGWSYIGGLINEAYKDNETQEWVIVFSRKLHTLFAADQFTHIDWNVRRALAGKSLAQWLHGFYASHAKPYPMRMDTLLKLAGSEDESPSSGRQTLRKALAALAEASEANRQPFSYDIRGDLVHVDKKPSDSQRRHLAKKSGGQRNRRL, from the coding sequence ATGCCGCTTGACGATTTGAGGGGCAGCATAATTCGCGCACCCGTGCTTGGGCGTGGACCAACAGGTGCAGGCGGCGAGTCGGCGCGCCATTCGGTTGATACTCTGGTCGCACGCGTCGCGGAATTGCAGGAGAAGCACCGACAGCGGGTCGCTCTTGAAATGCGCAACAAGCTGCCCGGCGAACCGCTTCCGCACGACGTGGTTAAGTTGCCGCATTGGCCGGACTTTGTGCGAGGCGTGCCCAACGGCTTCCTGCGGTCAGCACTGTTCGGAGCTATCGCCAAGGGACGGCGCCGCTATATGTCGGGCGAGTGGATGACGACGCTCGACGGTCTGACGATTCTATACACTGGGGAACGCCTTGACCAAGGCGACCTCGATGTGTGGGAAAGCGTGCTTCACCTCGTGCGCCTTTCGGCGCTGGGGGGGCCGTGCCGTGTAACGTCCTACGCGCTGCTAAAGCTTATGGGCAAGACTGACACGGGCAAGAACCGTAGGGTGCTTCACACGCGCATCACCCGTCTAAGAGCCAACGCAGTAGAGATCAAGCAGGACGGGTGGTCATACATCGGCGGCCTGATCAATGAGGCCTACAAGGACAACGAGACCCAGGAATGGGTGATCGTGTTCAGCCGCAAGCTGCACACGCTGTTCGCAGCGGACCAATTCACGCATATCGACTGGAATGTGCGTCGCGCGCTGGCCGGAAAGTCGCTAGCTCAATGGCTGCACGGCTTTTACGCCAGTCATGCAAAGCCCTACCCGATGCGCATGGACACGCTGCTGAAGCTTGCCGGTAGCGAGGACGAGAGTCCGAGCAGCGGGCGACAGACTCTGCGCAAGGCCCTTGCCGCCTTGGCCGAGGCGAGCGAGGCCAACCGTCAGCCGTTCAGCTACGACATTCGAGGCGACCTGGTACATGTCGATAAGAAGCCCAGCGACTCGCAGCGTCGACACCTAGCCAAGAAGTCCGGTGGACAAAGGAACCGGCGCCTCTGA
- a CDS encoding c-type cytochrome codes for MMRGVVVVSALMIAALAGVAAPAAQAADAPRGQLIANANACMGCHAVDRKLVGPSFQQIAAKYKGDAQAPAKLSRKVKDGGSGVWGMIPMPAHQSMSDADIRTVVDWVLAGAPAK; via the coding sequence ATGATGCGCGGTGTCGTTGTCGTTAGCGCGCTGATGATCGCCGCGCTGGCTGGTGTTGCCGCGCCGGCAGCGCAAGCCGCCGATGCGCCGCGCGGTCAACTGATCGCCAACGCGAATGCGTGCATGGGATGTCATGCGGTGGACCGCAAACTGGTCGGCCCATCGTTCCAGCAGATCGCCGCGAAGTACAAGGGCGACGCGCAGGCGCCGGCCAAATTGTCGCGCAAGGTGAAGGACGGCGGCTCCGGCGTGTGGGGCATGATTCCGATGCCCGCGCATCAATCGATGAGCGATGCGGATATTCGCACGGTGGTGGATTGGGTGCTTGCTGGGGCGCCTGCGAAGTGA
- a CDS encoding BON domain-containing protein, with protein MSVFRVKKTLVRTVLVIGFAAGLSATLQGCFLAVAGAAGGGALVATDRRTLGAQTEDRELQVKALSQISQNLPDNAHVNVAVFNRRVLLTGEVAGDVSKQRAETIVRGLNNVSTIVNELTIMPASSFSSRTNDTYLETRVKTALIAEKNISANNFKVVAERGSVYLMGLVTMDEGNRGADVASRVPGVVQVVKVFQYIQPAEAAAAAAAAGTAPVAAASQPDASAPTVGAIPDSSVSSRPLEQQAPAPVSNSNAVHPGNPKATTP; from the coding sequence ATGAGCGTATTCCGCGTCAAGAAGACACTGGTGAGAACCGTGCTGGTGATTGGGTTCGCGGCGGGGCTGTCCGCAACGTTGCAGGGTTGCTTTCTCGCCGTTGCCGGCGCGGCGGGCGGCGGCGCGCTGGTGGCGACCGACAGGCGCACGCTCGGCGCGCAGACCGAGGATCGCGAGTTGCAGGTGAAGGCGCTCTCGCAGATCAGCCAGAACTTGCCCGACAACGCGCACGTCAATGTGGCGGTGTTCAATCGCCGCGTGCTGCTGACCGGCGAAGTGGCGGGCGACGTGTCGAAGCAACGCGCGGAGACCATCGTGCGTGGCCTGAATAACGTCAGCACGATCGTCAACGAACTGACGATCATGCCGGCCAGCTCGTTCTCGTCGCGCACGAATGACACTTACCTGGAGACGCGTGTGAAGACCGCGTTGATCGCCGAGAAGAACATTTCAGCGAACAACTTCAAGGTGGTGGCTGAGCGTGGCTCGGTGTATCTGATGGGTCTCGTCACCATGGACGAAGGCAATCGCGGCGCCGACGTCGCGAGCCGTGTGCCGGGCGTGGTGCAGGTGGTGAAGGTGTTCCAGTACATCCAGCCGGCGGAAGCCGCAGCGGCCGCCGCGGCGGCAGGGACGGCACCAGTAGCAGCGGCTTCGCAACCGGACGCGAGCGCGCCGACCGTCGGAGCTATTCCTGATTCGTCGGTGAGTTCGCGGCCGCTCGAACAGCAGGCACCCGCGCCGGTCAGCAATTCGAACGCGGTGCACCCGGGTAATCCGAAGGCGACGACGCCATGA
- a CDS encoding phosphoheptose isomerase, whose amino-acid sequence MSVERIQQHFRDSAAVKLEALETLSMPIAAAIDTMFAALANGNRILACGNGGSAADAQHFAAELIGRFERERPGLPAIALTTDTSVLTAIANDYSFEQIYSKQVWALGQPGDVLLAITTSGNSANVLAAIEAAHEREMIVVALTGKGGGRMQEVLSDTDIHVCVPSDRTARIQEVHLLTIHCLCDGIDAMLLGED is encoded by the coding sequence ATGTCAGTCGAACGCATTCAACAACACTTCCGCGACAGCGCGGCAGTCAAACTCGAAGCCCTCGAAACCCTGTCGATGCCGATCGCCGCTGCGATCGACACGATGTTCGCCGCGCTCGCCAACGGCAATCGCATTCTTGCGTGCGGCAACGGCGGCTCGGCGGCCGACGCGCAACACTTCGCCGCCGAACTGATCGGCCGCTTCGAGCGCGAGCGGCCGGGCTTGCCGGCGATCGCGCTGACCACCGACACGTCGGTGCTGACCGCCATCGCCAACGACTATTCGTTCGAGCAGATTTACTCGAAGCAGGTCTGGGCGCTCGGCCAGCCGGGCGACGTGCTGCTGGCGATCACCACGTCCGGCAATTCCGCCAACGTGCTCGCCGCGATCGAGGCCGCGCACGAGCGCGAGATGATCGTGGTTGCGCTGACCGGCAAGGGCGGCGGACGCATGCAGGAAGTATTGAGCGACACCGATATCCATGTATGCGTGCCGTCGGATCGCACCGCGCGCATTCAGGAAGTGCATTTGCTGACCATCCATTGTCTGTGCGACGGCATCGATGCCATGTTGCTGGGCGAAGACTGA
- a CDS encoding YraN family protein produces MCHAVSRGPGGESSARAAAPGSALVTPHNFSGLVGSKLVGAAFEARAQEFLQRQRLRFVARNVSCRGGEIDLVMREREGALVFVEVRARAQRRYGGAAASIGWQKKQRIVRAAQHFLATRVSRLRDQPACRFDVIAFEAGRLVWLRDAFRADEV; encoded by the coding sequence TTGTGCCACGCAGTGTCACGCGGCCCGGGTGGGGAATCGAGCGCGAGAGCGGCGGCGCCGGGCAGTGCCTTGGTCACGCCGCACAACTTTTCGGGACTCGTCGGGTCCAAACTCGTCGGCGCGGCTTTCGAAGCGCGTGCGCAGGAATTCTTGCAGCGTCAGCGTTTGCGATTCGTCGCACGCAATGTGTCGTGCCGCGGCGGCGAGATCGATCTGGTGATGCGCGAGCGTGAGGGTGCGCTGGTGTTCGTCGAAGTCCGCGCGCGTGCGCAGCGCCGATACGGCGGCGCGGCGGCGAGTATCGGCTGGCAGAAGAAGCAGCGCATCGTGCGCGCGGCGCAGCATTTTCTGGCGACTCGTGTCTCGCGCTTGCGGGATCAGCCCGCGTGCCGGTTCGACGTGATTGCGTTCGAAGCCGGCCGGCTCGTCTGGTTGCGCGACGCGTTTCGTGCCGACGAAGTCTGA